In a genomic window of Shouchella clausii:
- a CDS encoding nucleotide sugar dehydrogenase: protein MRSHEKPQFYDPNYTKVGVIGLGYVGLPLALLFTKKGYHVTGIDIDADKVASLQQASSYIPDIENRELAQMLATNKLTFAADYQGIEDLDIIVVCVPTPLANDNKPDLRYLKHVSEALYPRLQKEQLVIVESSTYPGTTREVIQPILEKSNLIPGKTLHLAYSPERIDPGNKSLAIEEVPKIISGLSEQCLMRVTAFYGRVFNTIVPASSLEVAELAKLLENSYRFINISFINEMAMFCDKLGIDLWEAISTATTKPYGYQAFYPGPGIGGHCIPIDPLYLYWVGAQRGFHTQFLSLSEQMNQNITSYVVEQIKKLAETSKSISDASIVLCGLSYKKDSNDVRTSPALDIMKALIQLGANVCYHDSHVPAVEVGQTNYSSQPLSQELLESADLVAILTDHSNLPIKSIMEHAKVVYDTKNVTKGYKGKAKTVVLGGGGTLDPGDGRG, encoded by the coding sequence TTGCGTTCTCATGAAAAACCGCAATTTTATGACCCTAACTACACTAAAGTTGGCGTTATTGGTTTAGGATATGTTGGCCTTCCGCTTGCGCTGTTGTTTACAAAAAAAGGCTACCATGTTACCGGAATCGACATTGACGCAGACAAAGTCGCCTCGTTGCAACAAGCGTCGAGCTATATTCCCGATATTGAAAATAGGGAACTTGCTCAAATGTTGGCTACAAACAAGTTAACGTTTGCTGCTGATTATCAAGGAATCGAAGACTTGGATATTATTGTCGTATGCGTCCCAACACCGTTAGCAAACGATAACAAGCCTGATTTACGCTATTTAAAGCACGTAAGCGAAGCCCTTTATCCTAGACTGCAAAAAGAACAGCTCGTTATTGTCGAAAGTTCGACTTACCCTGGTACAACACGCGAAGTGATCCAACCTATTTTAGAAAAAAGCAATTTGATCCCTGGAAAAACGCTGCACTTGGCTTATTCGCCTGAGCGGATTGATCCAGGAAACAAATCGCTTGCGATTGAGGAAGTGCCTAAAATTATAAGTGGGCTTTCCGAGCAATGCCTCATGCGTGTTACAGCCTTTTATGGGCGTGTGTTTAACACCATTGTTCCTGCCTCCTCACTGGAAGTCGCCGAACTTGCCAAGCTTTTAGAAAACAGCTACCGCTTTATTAATATTTCGTTCATCAATGAAATGGCAATGTTTTGCGACAAACTCGGCATTGATTTATGGGAAGCGATTTCGACGGCAACTACTAAGCCTTACGGATACCAGGCGTTTTATCCTGGCCCTGGGATTGGGGGGCACTGCATCCCGATCGACCCTTTATATTTATACTGGGTCGGCGCACAGCGTGGCTTCCACACCCAATTTTTATCGTTATCCGAGCAAATGAACCAAAACATAACATCTTATGTCGTCGAACAGATTAAAAAGCTAGCCGAAACCAGCAAATCCATTTCCGATGCGTCAATTGTGTTATGCGGGCTTTCTTATAAAAAAGATTCCAATGATGTCAGAACCTCTCCTGCACTTGACATTATGAAGGCACTCATCCAACTTGGCGCCAACGTCTGTTATCATGACTCCCATGTTCCGGCGGTGGAAGTCGGACAAACCAACTATTCTTCGCAACCACTCTCTCAGGAGTTGCTAGAAAGCGCTGATCTCGTTGCGATTTTGACCGATCATTCCAACTTGCCAATAAAGTCGATTATGGAACACGCGAAAGTGGTTTACGATACAAAAAATGTGACAAAAGGGTATAAAGGGAAAGCGAAGACAGTTGTGTTAGGAGGCGGGGGAACGCTCGATCCAGGAGATGGGAGAGGCTGA
- a CDS encoding glycosyltransferase family 4 protein: MKILLVPGNPGWAFDYRAKDLLSLKFDEIQVELKYVKKVMPDDKNRYDLIYPMSINIAKKLHKRTAIPYNKMATGITSIRIIDNHTNNHSDEADFVRFLKGFRGINTSSEEIKDRLTPYIPIARTRVGIDETLFKPLQKRNESERFKVGWVGRIDQEDYRQLKGYDLVLAALKVVDVELDIRTYKDRVPREEMAAFYQQLDCFICSSASEHIPLPLLEAAACGVPIISTRVGIAPELITHNKNGFIVPRTPDAFQSAVKALMDSPEKRKKFSKRIRGEVVKHWTLEACKAEWETFFLSLQKRSQ, from the coding sequence ATGAAAATCTTATTGGTTCCCGGCAACCCAGGGTGGGCGTTTGATTATCGTGCCAAAGATCTCCTTTCATTAAAATTTGATGAAATCCAAGTAGAGCTCAAGTATGTCAAAAAGGTAATGCCAGACGATAAAAATCGCTATGATCTGATTTACCCAATGTCGATAAACATTGCTAAAAAACTACACAAGCGGACTGCGATCCCATACAACAAAATGGCAACGGGGATCACATCGATTCGCATCATCGATAACCATACAAATAACCATTCAGATGAAGCCGATTTTGTCCGTTTTTTAAAGGGGTTTCGCGGTATTAATACGTCATCTGAAGAAATTAAAGACAGGTTAACTCCATACATTCCTATTGCGAGAACGAGGGTGGGCATTGATGAAACGCTATTTAAACCTCTACAGAAGCGGAACGAAAGCGAGCGGTTTAAGGTGGGATGGGTCGGTAGAATTGATCAAGAGGATTACCGCCAGCTAAAAGGGTATGATTTAGTGCTGGCGGCATTAAAGGTCGTCGATGTGGAGCTTGACATACGCACATATAAAGATAGGGTGCCACGGGAAGAGATGGCAGCGTTTTATCAACAATTAGATTGCTTTATTTGTTCTAGTGCGTCTGAACATATTCCGTTGCCACTGTTAGAAGCTGCTGCTTGTGGCGTTCCGATTATCTCCACCCGTGTAGGAATTGCTCCAGAATTGATCACACATAACAAAAATGGGTTCATTGTTCCGAGAACGCCAGACGCATTTCAAAGCGCCGTGAAGGCATTAATGGATAGCCCCGAAAAAAGAAAGAAGTTTTCAAAGAGAATTCGAGGCGAGGTTGTCAAACATTGGACATTGGAGGCATGCAAAGCCGAGTGGGAAACATTCTTTTTATCTTTGCAAAAACGCTCCCAATAG
- a CDS encoding glycosyltransferase: MISVITCTNRNDSMKTVFDNYLRQTMKDKELIVILNHDKIDLNAWEEQAKKLPRVSVFQVPGRLSVGECKNIAAEKTAYSHIAKFDDDDYYAPLYLEAAWSAFEKQREADIVGKSSVYFYFQKSNCIGLFPSLYENEFAKQVVDSTLVFKKELLKDVSFPKIKVGSDKKFQRDCHAKGFRIFSTDRYNHAVIRSRNPNHHTWKISDEQLLKGCINLVYTEDYKPLVTSQV, encoded by the coding sequence ATGATCTCGGTCATAACATGCACAAACAGAAACGACAGCATGAAGACGGTATTTGACAATTATTTGCGTCAAACCATGAAGGACAAAGAGCTTATTGTCATCCTGAATCATGACAAAATCGATCTTAACGCTTGGGAAGAGCAAGCGAAAAAACTGCCTCGCGTTTCTGTTTTCCAAGTGCCAGGACGCCTGTCTGTCGGGGAATGCAAAAATATTGCCGCTGAAAAAACAGCCTATAGCCATATTGCAAAATTTGACGACGACGATTACTATGCCCCTCTTTATTTAGAGGCGGCATGGTCTGCTTTTGAAAAACAGCGCGAGGCGGATATTGTCGGAAAAAGCAGCGTTTATTTCTATTTCCAAAAAAGCAACTGTATAGGCTTATTTCCTTCATTGTATGAAAATGAGTTTGCCAAACAAGTGGTCGACTCGACGTTAGTATTCAAAAAAGAACTATTAAAAGATGTTTCCTTCCCAAAAATAAAAGTTGGTTCCGATAAAAAATTTCAACGAGATTGTCACGCAAAAGGGTTTCGGATTTTTTCTACTGATCGCTATAATCACGCGGTAATCAGGTCTAGAAACCCGAATCATCACACTTGGAAAATAAGTGATGAACAATTGCTGAAGGGCTGCATCAACCTTGTTTATACGGAGGACTACAAACCTTTGGTCACAAGCCAAGTTTAA
- a CDS encoding glycosyltransferase family 4 protein produces MARHLLVYDYDWWVLGAKAKIIQQYHPYLDICSLKEVEENVKRQGQVAKINFGYEVISALGLGIAQSLLLLGVRVDSAQIGSYNYITKNHLSYREWNDPFKANNDFFHRMMKASRYGAISPKLAHEVKKRLPKRHVSFIRPFVDTDQFCPKLDLPSLDERKLVIGWVGNEHRKVKNYQTLYKGIVKAFANDPDIEFIESTRSSYTPLKQMPAFYNRLDLLLITSSNEGGPAPAMEAYASGVPVLSTNVGYVKTVAGPKCQSLILNSLSPGEFAKKINKLKKNRVWLNELKKEARQQMVSYYTVDKTIGDWLEVLFLIQPNKQTKENAHEQ; encoded by the coding sequence GTGGCCAGACACTTGCTCGTATACGATTATGATTGGTGGGTGTTAGGGGCAAAAGCGAAAATCATTCAACAATATCATCCTTATTTGGACATTTGCTCCTTGAAAGAAGTGGAGGAAAACGTGAAAAGACAAGGCCAAGTTGCCAAAATCAATTTTGGCTATGAGGTTATTTCAGCCTTAGGGTTAGGAATTGCTCAGTCTTTGTTGCTGCTAGGGGTACGGGTTGATTCTGCCCAGATCGGATCATATAACTACATTACCAAGAACCACCTGTCATACCGAGAATGGAACGATCCTTTTAAAGCCAATAATGATTTTTTTCATCGGATGATGAAAGCCTCTCGTTATGGGGCAATAAGCCCCAAACTAGCGCATGAGGTAAAGAAACGGCTTCCCAAAAGACATGTCTCGTTTATACGCCCTTTTGTTGATACCGACCAATTTTGCCCGAAGCTCGACTTGCCTTCACTTGATGAACGAAAACTGGTAATCGGGTGGGTTGGGAATGAACACCGGAAAGTAAAAAACTACCAAACGTTGTACAAAGGGATTGTGAAAGCATTTGCCAATGACCCTGATATCGAATTTATTGAATCAACACGGTCGTCTTATACTCCGTTAAAACAAATGCCTGCTTTTTACAACAGGTTGGATCTTCTTTTAATTACCTCTTCAAATGAGGGGGGCCCTGCTCCGGCAATGGAAGCTTATGCTAGTGGGGTGCCCGTATTATCAACAAATGTAGGCTACGTGAAAACGGTTGCCGGTCCGAAGTGCCAATCTTTGATTTTGAACAGTCTTTCTCCAGGAGAGTTTGCCAAAAAAATTAATAAACTAAAAAAGAACAGAGTCTGGTTAAATGAGCTGAAAAAAGAAGCAAGGCAACAAATGGTTTCCTACTATACAGTCGATAAAACAATCGGCGATTGGCTAGAGGTGCTCTTTCTCATACAGCCTAACAAGCAAACAAAGGAGAATGCCCATGAGCAGTAA
- a CDS encoding glycosyltransferase, with the protein MIAVGMAAMPSRFENLKTIVPPLLKQCDRMYIHVNGLNECPDFLKKESKIRLSFSTQNLGGQMAFKGFPETEGYYFCVDDDLIYPDNYVERMVALMKSYNNKIIACVHGASFDVNAPVKKVFKNKTNSHRSYQRLKKHTQVLIPGVGTSCMHSDSFAITPNDFPYQNMRDAFIACKAAKEGVPIIAIKRPENWINKIAGHTAITKNEEYNDRIDQLFAEHIDYFKKQSG; encoded by the coding sequence ATGATTGCGGTTGGGATGGCTGCAATGCCAAGCCGGTTTGAAAACTTGAAGACAATTGTACCACCGCTTCTAAAGCAGTGCGACCGGATGTATATCCATGTCAATGGTTTAAACGAGTGCCCTGATTTTTTGAAAAAAGAAAGCAAAATCAGACTCTCGTTTTCCACACAAAATTTAGGCGGACAAATGGCATTTAAAGGGTTTCCAGAAACGGAAGGCTACTATTTTTGTGTAGATGACGACTTGATTTACCCTGATAATTATGTCGAGCGCATGGTTGCTTTAATGAAGAGCTACAACAATAAGATTATCGCATGCGTCCACGGTGCCAGTTTTGATGTAAACGCCCCTGTCAAGAAAGTCTTTAAAAATAAGACGAATTCCCACCGTTCGTACCAACGATTAAAAAAACATACACAGGTACTCATACCTGGCGTCGGTACATCGTGCATGCATTCAGACTCCTTTGCCATCACACCAAACGATTTTCCTTACCAAAACATGAGGGATGCCTTTATCGCTTGTAAAGCAGCAAAAGAGGGTGTCCCCATAATCGCGATTAAACGGCCAGAAAACTGGATTAATAAGATTGCTGGGCATACAGCGATTACCAAAAATGAGGAATACAACGATCGCATTGACCAATTATTTGCCGAACATATTGATTATTTCAAAAAGCAGTCAGGATAA